The Campylobacter concisus genome includes a region encoding these proteins:
- the ilvD gene encoding dihydroxy-acid dehydratase yields MRSDIIKKGYTRAPHRSLLRATGLKDDDFAKPFIGVANSFIEIIPGHFFLNKYAQILKDEIRKNGCIPFEFNCIGVDDGIAMGHGGMLYSLPSREIIANSIETVMNAHALDALVCMPNCDKIVPGMVMGALRVNVPTVFVSGGPMKKGYTKDGKPIDLATAFEAVGKFETKEIDEAELRDIECNACPSGGSCSGMFTANSMNTLCEAMGIALPGNGTILALTPEREELIRQAARRICQIALDEKFKIRNILNEKAIRNALVVDMAMGGSSNTVLHMLAISREAGVNLDIKELNKISQNIAHIAKISPSLPNVHMEDIGRAGGMNAVIKEISRRDNGMLNLDNLTVSGETLGERVKISDIKDESIIHKVENAYSQVGGLAILFGNLAEQGCVIKTAGIVGERKFSGKAVCFNSQDEAIAGISSGKVDKGDVVVIRYEGPRGGPGMQEMLSPTSLIMGRGLGADVALITDGRFSGATRGLSIGHVSPEAAEGGMIGLLKDGDIIDIDVDKYEINVRLSEAEIAKRRAEFKPVDKPLTSRWLRQYRKLVTNASNGAVLEA; encoded by the coding sequence TTGAGAAGCGATATAATCAAAAAAGGCTACACAAGAGCCCCACACCGCTCACTTTTACGTGCGACTGGACTAAAAGACGATGACTTTGCTAAACCCTTTATCGGCGTTGCAAACAGCTTTATAGAGATCATACCTGGCCACTTTTTCTTAAATAAATATGCACAAATTTTAAAAGATGAAATTCGCAAAAATGGCTGTATTCCATTTGAGTTTAACTGCATAGGTGTGGATGATGGCATAGCGATGGGGCATGGCGGCATGCTATATAGCTTGCCTAGCCGTGAGATCATCGCAAACTCGATAGAGACCGTGATGAACGCTCACGCACTTGACGCACTCGTTTGTATGCCAAACTGCGATAAGATAGTCCCTGGCATGGTTATGGGTGCTTTAAGGGTCAATGTCCCAACCGTGTTTGTAAGCGGTGGCCCAATGAAAAAGGGCTACACAAAAGATGGCAAGCCAATCGACCTTGCGACTGCGTTTGAGGCGGTTGGTAAATTTGAGACCAAAGAGATAGACGAGGCCGAGCTAAGAGATATCGAGTGCAACGCATGTCCAAGTGGTGGTAGTTGCAGCGGTATGTTTACGGCAAATTCTATGAACACGCTTTGCGAGGCGATGGGCATAGCGCTCCCTGGCAACGGCACTATCCTAGCGCTAACTCCGGAGCGTGAGGAGCTCATCAGGCAGGCTGCTCGCAGAATTTGCCAGATCGCCCTTGATGAGAAATTTAAGATAAGAAACATACTAAATGAAAAAGCGATCCGCAACGCACTTGTCGTTGATATGGCGATGGGTGGTAGCAGCAACACCGTTCTTCACATGCTAGCTATCTCAAGAGAGGCTGGCGTAAATTTAGATATCAAAGAGCTAAATAAAATCAGCCAAAATATCGCTCACATCGCTAAGATCAGTCCAAGCTTGCCAAACGTGCACATGGAGGATATCGGCAGAGCTGGTGGTATGAATGCGGTGATAAAAGAAATTTCACGTAGAGATAACGGCATGCTAAATTTAGACAATCTCACAGTTAGCGGAGAAACTTTAGGAGAGCGTGTAAAGATAAGTGACATCAAAGATGAAAGCATCATTCACAAAGTAGAAAACGCCTATTCACAAGTTGGCGGACTTGCCATTTTATTTGGAAATTTAGCCGAGCAAGGCTGTGTCATCAAGACAGCTGGTATCGTTGGCGAGCGTAAATTTAGCGGCAAAGCTGTCTGCTTTAACTCACAAGATGAAGCAATAGCTGGCATCTCAAGTGGCAAAGTAGATAAAGGCGATGTCGTCGTCATCCGATACGAAGGTCCGCGCGGAGGCCCTGGCATGCAAGAGATGCTAAGTCCTACTTCACTCATCATGGGACGAGGCCTTGGCGCAGACGTGGCGCTCATCACAGATGGTCGCTTTAGCGGGGCGACAAGAGGTCTAAGCATCGGTCACGTAAGTCCAGAAGCAGCTGAAGGCGGCATGATAGGCTTGCTAAAAGATGGCGACATCATCGATATAGACGTCGATAAATACGAGATAAACGTTCGCCTAAGCGAAGCTGAGATCGCAAAGAGAAGAGCGGAATTTAAGCCAGTTGATAAACCGCTAACATCTCGCTGGCTAAGACAGTACCGCAAACTAGTCACAAACGCAAGCAACGGAGCAGTGCTAGAAGCATAA
- the rmuC gene encoding DNA recombination protein RmuC, producing MQQDFYFYAAIFLGVLFLIAIFVIYSFNRDKLELKRNLAQKEQENFEISSNLANLSSQNSENLQLISEQKARLMSNHERIDELISEIDALKTKIAQKDEAEDAMERVINELKESIGTANEKAKNNEANFTATLAELNQNKNALAEASERENRLKRDMAVLRNEIEAKENSLKEQEANLLKVKNELNLEFSNLANKIFEEKSANFTQNSQNSLDLLLKPLKEQISTFQERVNAVHDASVKGMSALGTQIKHISEIGISMSKEANSLATALKGSNKTLGNWGEIQLERTFEASGLVKDEHYLTQQNFKNEEGKRLIPDFIVKIPDGKHLIVDSKVSLIAYEKAITASNEEELNLALKEHIASMKNHIDSLNSKNYGEIVPDSPDFVLMFIPIEPAYIEAMKFDSSLFDYAFQKRVILVSHTTLMPILRTVANLWRIERGNEEAKNIVKSAIKIYDKVRNVAEHMNRLSNTLNTANKHFNALASSFSGRDGLVSRLENFKRLSPDEQKDIEVKEIGVNNELEKED from the coding sequence ATGCAACAAGATTTTTATTTTTATGCTGCCATATTTTTAGGAGTACTATTTTTGATTGCGATATTTGTCATCTATTCATTTAATAGGGACAAACTCGAGCTAAAAAGAAATTTGGCGCAAAAAGAGCAAGAAAATTTTGAAATTTCATCAAATTTAGCAAATTTATCATCTCAAAATAGTGAAAATTTACAGCTTATCAGCGAGCAAAAAGCAAGACTTATGTCAAATCACGAGCGAATAGACGAGCTTATCAGTGAGATCGATGCGCTAAAAACCAAAATAGCCCAAAAAGACGAAGCTGAAGATGCGATGGAGCGCGTGATAAATGAGCTTAAAGAGAGTATCGGTACAGCAAATGAAAAGGCCAAGAATAACGAGGCAAATTTCACTGCAACACTAGCTGAGCTAAATCAAAATAAAAATGCTTTAGCTGAAGCGAGTGAGAGAGAAAATAGATTAAAACGTGATATGGCTGTGCTTAGAAATGAAATAGAAGCAAAAGAAAATAGCCTAAAAGAGCAAGAGGCAAATTTATTAAAAGTAAAAAATGAGTTAAATTTGGAATTTTCTAATCTTGCAAATAAAATATTTGAAGAAAAAAGTGCAAATTTCACACAAAATAGCCAAAATTCTTTAGATCTTTTACTAAAGCCACTAAAGGAGCAAATTTCAACCTTTCAAGAGCGCGTAAATGCAGTCCATGACGCGTCAGTTAAAGGCATGAGCGCGCTAGGAACGCAGATTAAGCACATAAGTGAGATTGGTATCTCAATGTCAAAAGAGGCAAACTCACTAGCCACTGCATTAAAAGGTAGCAATAAAACACTTGGAAACTGGGGCGAAATACAGCTTGAACGCACATTTGAGGCTTCTGGACTTGTAAAAGATGAGCATTACTTGACACAACAAAATTTCAAGAACGAAGAAGGCAAACGTCTTATTCCTGATTTTATAGTAAAGATACCAGATGGCAAGCATCTAATAGTTGATTCTAAAGTCTCACTTATAGCTTACGAAAAGGCTATCACAGCCAGCAACGAAGAGGAGCTAAATTTAGCATTAAAAGAGCATATTGCTTCTATGAAAAATCACATAGATAGCTTAAATAGCAAAAATTACGGCGAGATCGTACCTGATAGTCCTGATTTTGTATTGATGTTTATACCAATTGAGCCAGCATATATCGAGGCTATGAAATTTGATAGTTCACTTTTTGACTACGCATTTCAAAAGCGCGTAATACTAGTATCTCACACTACACTTATGCCTATTCTTCGCACAGTGGCAAATTTATGGCGCATAGAGCGTGGCAATGAAGAGGCCAAAAATATCGTAAAGAGTGCGATTAAAATTTATGATAAAGTCCGCAATGTGGCCGAGCATATGAATAGACTTAGCAATACACTAAATACTGCGAATAAACATTTTAACGCCCTTGCATCAAGTTTTAGTGGTAGAGATGGTCTTGTTAGTAGACTTGAAAATTTTAAACGCTTGTCTCCAGACGAGCAAAAAGATATAGAAGTAAAAGAAATCGGCGTAAATAACGAATTAGAAAAAGAGGATTAG
- a CDS encoding DUF5339 domain-containing protein: MKKSLLVLATLGFALSLNAADLTDTCKSYFSDIDKMVEAYKQAGQDQQVKMYEDQKKQSMDQLASLPKEQQDATCKQAKEMFAQVMEQMKKQGLLK; this comes from the coding sequence ATGAAAAAATCACTTTTAGTTTTAGCTACTCTTGGCTTTGCACTAAGCCTAAACGCTGCAGATCTTACAGATACTTGCAAATCATACTTCTCAGACATCGACAAAATGGTTGAAGCTTACAAACAAGCTGGACAAGATCAACAAGTAAAAATGTATGAAGATCAAAAGAAACAATCAATGGACCAACTAGCTTCTTTACCAAAAGAGCAACAAGATGCTACTTGCAAACAAGCTAAAGAGATGTTTGCTCAAGTAATGGAACAAATGAAAAAACAAGGTCTTTTAAAATAA
- a CDS encoding ferritin family protein, giving the protein MRQYETYKCEKCGNEIEVQKVGGGTLTCCGEEMKCVTENLTAVNLMKAFAGESQARNKYELYGDLAKEAGYHAIARHFYEAAENEKWHARAEFKKYHELMNDPIDKMDKNLLDAAAGENYEHTTMYPDFAKIAKEEELRDVERLFNAIGKVEVEHEREYLELKKMLDEEGFFESDEEDIWVCEVCGHVHRGKKAPGACPLCKAPKEYFKREFLG; this is encoded by the coding sequence ATGAGACAGTACGAAACATACAAATGCGAAAAATGCGGCAACGAGATTGAGGTGCAAAAGGTTGGTGGCGGTACACTAACCTGTTGCGGCGAAGAGATGAAGTGCGTCACTGAAAATTTAACAGCTGTAAATTTGATGAAGGCATTTGCTGGTGAGTCACAAGCTAGAAATAAGTATGAGCTTTACGGCGATTTAGCCAAAGAAGCAGGCTATCACGCGATAGCTAGACACTTTTACGAGGCAGCTGAAAATGAAAAATGGCACGCAAGAGCTGAGTTTAAAAAATATCACGAGCTAATGAACGATCCAATTGACAAGATGGATAAAAATTTACTTGATGCGGCAGCTGGTGAAAACTATGAGCATACGACAATGTATCCAGACTTTGCAAAGATCGCAAAAGAAGAAGAGCTAAGAGATGTTGAGAGGCTATTTAACGCGATCGGCAAGGTTGAGGTTGAGCATGAAAGAGAGTATTTGGAGCTTAAAAAGATGCTTGATGAAGAGGGCTTTTTTGAGAGCGACGAAGAGGATATCTGGGTTTGCGAGGTGTGCGGACACGTTCACAGAGGCAAAAAAGCTCCAGGTGCTTGCCCGCTTTGCAAAGCTCCAAAAGAGTATTTTAAACGCGAATTTCTAGGCTAA
- a CDS encoding DUF2798 domain-containing protein, whose product MIPAKFYRYVFAFIMSAFMAFFMSFVLTYLNLGFVDGFMKIWLIAYVKAFVVAYPVLLLVSPFVTKLTQILCKK is encoded by the coding sequence ATGATACCAGCGAAATTTTATAGATATGTTTTTGCGTTTATAATGTCAGCATTTATGGCATTTTTTATGTCGTTTGTGCTGACGTATCTAAACCTTGGCTTTGTTGATGGCTTTATGAAAATTTGGCTAATTGCTTATGTAAAAGCCTTTGTAGTGGCGTATCCCGTGCTTTTGCTAGTTTCGCCATTTGTAACGAAACTCACACAAATTTTATGCAAAAAATAA
- a CDS encoding NAD(P)H-dependent oxidoreductase, translated as MSEILVVSGHTDLENSFANKIILSELKKQVPEAKFDILSELYKNYVIDVKAEQEKLVKADVIVLVYPFFWYGVPSLLQKWLEDVLVHGFSHGSSGDKLRGKKLVLSFTSGAPEELYKKEALQHYEIEEFLPSLKALANMCGMEFTGYVYSGGLSYQSRYDEAKLALMRQKALDHAKRLGELIGKIS; from the coding sequence ATGAGTGAAATTTTAGTTGTATCAGGTCACACTGACCTTGAAAATTCCTTTGCAAATAAGATTATATTGAGCGAGCTAAAAAAGCAGGTGCCGGAGGCTAAATTTGACATACTAAGCGAGCTTTATAAAAACTACGTGATAGACGTAAAAGCCGAGCAAGAAAAGCTAGTAAAGGCTGATGTGATCGTGCTTGTTTATCCATTTTTCTGGTACGGCGTGCCATCGCTTTTACAAAAGTGGCTCGAAGATGTGCTAGTTCATGGCTTCTCTCATGGCAGCAGCGGAGATAAGCTACGGGGCAAAAAGCTGGTGCTTTCATTTACCTCTGGTGCGCCTGAGGAGCTTTATAAAAAAGAGGCGCTTCAGCACTACGAGATAGAGGAATTTTTGCCGTCACTTAAGGCGTTAGCAAATATGTGTGGCATGGAGTTTACAGGATATGTTTATAGCGGAGGGCTATCATATCAGAGCAGGTACGATGAGGCAAAGCTTGCTTTGATGAGGCAAAAGGCGCTTGATCACGCAAAAAGACTTGGCGAGCTGATAGGTAAAATTTCATGA
- a CDS encoding putative quinol monooxygenase has product MAKSDAKFEKIIKKYMQKSVDEGAYAQFAFSQKEAPNKWVLVEIYKDEASFESYRHSENYKAYAKERAGLIDEFDGFGLKNETSFSKIKF; this is encoded by the coding sequence TTGGCAAAAAGCGATGCGAAATTTGAAAAGATCATCAAAAAATATATGCAAAAAAGCGTAGATGAGGGCGCTTACGCACAGTTTGCCTTTAGTCAAAAAGAGGCACCTAATAAGTGGGTGCTGGTTGAAATTTACAAAGACGAAGCTAGCTTTGAGAGCTACCGCCACAGCGAAAACTACAAGGCTTACGCCAAAGAGCGAGCAGGGCTAATAGACGAATTTGATGGCTTTGGTCTTAAGAACGAGACCTCATTTAGCAAGATAAAATTTTAG
- a CDS encoding putative quinol monooxygenase — translation MFKKLFLLAVLTTFAFGAEAKVSLHELLSTPNNKTLLKQLGREKILSSKSEPGTQAIFFASAKSKPELFYVLEFYEDEAVYKKHISSAHFKKFASSSAEILASKKAIGLKKGLRFLKI, via the coding sequence ATGTTTAAAAAGCTATTTTTACTAGCGGTTTTGACAACTTTTGCCTTTGGGGCGGAGGCAAAAGTGAGCTTACATGAGTTGCTTTCAACGCCAAATAACAAGACTTTACTAAAGCAGCTTGGCAGGGAAAAAATACTAAGCTCAAAGAGTGAGCCAGGCACACAGGCGATCTTTTTTGCAAGCGCAAAGAGTAAGCCAGAGCTGTTTTATGTGCTTGAGTTTTACGAGGACGAGGCGGTTTATAAAAAGCATATAAGCTCGGCGCATTTTAAGAAATTTGCAAGCTCAAGCGCTGAAATTTTGGCTAGCAAAAAAGCTATCGGCTTGAAAAAAGGGCTGCGTTTTCTAAAAATTTAA
- a CDS encoding subtype B tannase, with the protein MKGVRVAILGVCLVGACFGNELKFDESKFELKSVQVGERTLKFRAYEGIVYVAKPVSDYEVLNFYVPEEKFSDQKSAIFMPNAIGGYMSAMPPKPEIKNEKPNATLEVLLRGYVVASVGARGRTLKNGEKFIGKAPAAIVDLKAAVRYLKFNDKFMPGDANKIISNGTSAGGAMSALLGTSANAKEYEPYLKELGAAKADDQIYAVSAYCPMTNLEHEDEAYEWMFGDLDKFERIDFSSLDASTFNDRSKKPKTITGELNATQKELSRELKSKFPAYLNSLNLKDAKGHALSLDEKGEGSFKEYINALISKAFTATKSSDKNMLTPKFITLDTQGCSLGYTFKLEDFIASLKRAKAVVAFDGFGLENPENDLFGDSKTPAKHFTKFAKERSKGEMAQASVIKMMNAMNYTKNKNAAKFYRIRQGTNDTDLALVVPAMLALSLKNAGKEVDFEAVWGQGHGGDYDLDELFAWVKRVEQK; encoded by the coding sequence ATGAAAGGCGTTAGAGTTGCTATTTTAGGGGTTTGTTTAGTAGGTGCTTGCTTTGGAAATGAACTTAAATTTGACGAGAGCAAGTTTGAGCTAAAAAGCGTGCAAGTTGGCGAGAGGACGCTTAAATTTAGAGCATATGAAGGCATAGTCTATGTGGCAAAGCCAGTTAGCGACTATGAGGTCTTAAATTTTTACGTGCCAGAGGAGAAATTTAGCGATCAAAAGAGCGCTATTTTCATGCCAAACGCGATCGGCGGCTATATGAGCGCAATGCCACCAAAGCCAGAAATCAAAAACGAAAAGCCAAATGCCACTCTTGAAGTGCTTCTTAGAGGCTATGTCGTGGCAAGCGTTGGCGCTAGAGGCAGGACGCTAAAAAATGGCGAGAAATTTATCGGCAAAGCCCCAGCAGCGATAGTCGATCTAAAAGCGGCTGTTAGATATCTTAAATTTAACGACAAATTTATGCCAGGCGACGCAAATAAGATCATCTCAAACGGTACGAGCGCAGGCGGCGCGATGTCAGCACTTCTTGGCACAAGCGCAAATGCAAAAGAGTATGAGCCATATCTTAAAGAGCTAGGCGCTGCAAAGGCGGACGATCAAATTTATGCCGTCTCAGCCTACTGCCCTATGACAAATTTAGAGCATGAGGACGAGGCGTATGAGTGGATGTTTGGGGATTTGGATAAATTTGAAAGAATAGACTTTTCAAGTCTTGATGCGAGCACTTTTAACGATAGAAGCAAAAAGCCAAAGACTATCACAGGCGAGCTAAATGCCACGCAAAAAGAGCTCTCACGCGAGCTAAAGAGTAAATTCCCAGCCTATCTAAACTCGCTAAATTTAAAAGACGCCAAAGGCCACGCATTAAGCCTTGATGAAAAGGGCGAGGGCAGCTTCAAAGAGTATATAAACGCCCTCATCTCAAAGGCATTTACCGCTACAAAAAGTAGCGACAAAAACATGCTCACGCCTAAATTTATAACTCTTGACACGCAGGGCTGCTCGCTTGGATATACATTTAAGCTTGAAGACTTCATCGCCTCGCTAAAGCGTGCCAAAGCGGTGGTTGCCTTTGACGGATTTGGACTAGAAAATCCCGAAAATGATCTCTTCGGTGATAGCAAAACGCCCGCAAAGCACTTTACTAAATTTGCAAAAGAGCGAAGCAAGGGCGAGATGGCGCAGGCTAGCGTCATAAAGATGATGAACGCGATGAACTACACTAAAAACAAAAATGCAGCGAAATTTTACCGCATAAGGCAGGGCACAAATGATACCGACTTAGCGCTTGTGGTGCCTGCTATGCTCGCACTCTCGCTTAAAAATGCTGGCAAAGAGGTTGATTTCGAAGCGGTCTGGGGACAAGGACATGGTGGCGACTACGACCTAGACGAGCTTTTTGCTTGGGTAAAAAGAGTGGAGCAGAAATAA
- a CDS encoding SDR family NAD(P)-dependent oxidoreductase, with product MKRYIAITGASSGIGAAVAKAFARRGKNLILIARRGELLKELKSEIAKFANVDVVIELCDLSKQENALSLWQKLEKYELKALINNAGFGDYNKVGEQNLEKITQMINLNIISLVTLSTLFTKKYKDKETQLINISSIGGYKIVPNAVTYCASKFFVSAFSEGLYHELAQDKQAKMQAKVLAPAATKTEFGMVATSKENYDYDKAFKKYHTSEQMAEFLLRLYDSHYCVGSVDRDSFEFSLSKPKFDYAVKYEPKDN from the coding sequence GTGAAAAGATACATCGCCATAACTGGAGCAAGTTCAGGCATAGGAGCGGCCGTGGCAAAGGCATTTGCGAGGCGTGGGAAAAATTTGATCCTTATTGCAAGGCGTGGCGAGCTTTTAAAGGAGCTAAAAAGCGAGATAGCTAAATTTGCAAATGTCGATGTGGTGATAGAGCTTTGCGACCTTTCAAAACAAGAAAATGCTCTTTCTCTTTGGCAAAAATTAGAAAAATATGAGCTAAAAGCGCTTATAAACAACGCTGGCTTTGGCGACTATAATAAGGTCGGCGAGCAAAATTTAGAAAAAATCACGCAGATGATAAATTTAAACATCATCTCACTTGTCACGCTCTCAACGCTATTTACGAAAAAGTATAAAGACAAAGAGACACAGCTTATCAACATATCCTCGATAGGCGGCTACAAGATCGTACCAAACGCCGTCACATACTGCGCTAGCAAATTTTTCGTAAGTGCCTTTAGTGAGGGACTTTACCACGAGCTAGCACAGGACAAGCAGGCAAAGATGCAAGCAAAAGTATTAGCTCCAGCTGCCACAAAAACAGAATTTGGCATGGTGGCAACTAGCAAAGAGAACTACGACTACGACAAGGCGTTTAAAAAGTACCACACGAGCGAGCAGATGGCGGAGTTTTTGCTTCGCCTTTATGATAGCCATTACTGCGTTGGCTCGGTCGATAGAGATAGCTTTGAGTTTAGCCTAAGTAAGCCAAAATTTGACTATGCGGTCAAATACGAGCCAAAAGATAACTAG
- a CDS encoding NAD(P)H-binding protein, producing the protein MKKIALIAGASGALGSEILKNLCQSEHYSKVIALARHELNFTHEKLEVKIVNFDDFKDEVPFIADDVFCALGTTMKAAKHKEQFYKVDVTYPLNFAKFGLECGAKRFVLLSAAGASRKSGSFYLKAKGQAEAKIKELGYSSFHVVRLPLIEAERKDFRLGEYLAIKAFKFIPKGFFDEYRPMRAADIAKVIVQVAQDDHGEGVKIYSPVEYAK; encoded by the coding sequence ATGAAAAAGATCGCTCTTATAGCTGGAGCTAGCGGTGCTTTGGGAAGTGAGATTTTAAAAAATTTATGCCAGAGCGAGCATTACAGTAAGGTTATCGCCCTTGCTAGGCACGAACTAAATTTTACTCATGAAAAGCTTGAAGTAAAGATAGTAAATTTTGATGATTTTAAAGATGAGGTGCCATTTATCGCTGATGACGTATTTTGCGCGCTTGGCACGACGATGAAAGCGGCAAAGCACAAAGAGCAGTTTTATAAAGTCGATGTGACCTATCCGCTAAATTTCGCGAAATTTGGCTTGGAGTGCGGCGCAAAACGCTTTGTTTTGCTCTCGGCTGCAGGTGCTAGTAGAAAGTCAGGCTCGTTTTACCTAAAGGCAAAAGGCCAAGCAGAAGCAAAGATAAAAGAGCTTGGATATAGCTCATTTCACGTCGTTAGGCTGCCGCTTATTGAGGCTGAGAGAAAGGACTTTAGGCTTGGCGAGTATCTAGCGATAAAGGCGTTTAAATTTATCCCAAAAGGCTTTTTTGACGAGTATCGTCCGATGAGAGCAGCTGATATCGCTAAAGTGATCGTGCAAGTAGCGCAAGATGACCACGGCGAAGGTGTGAAAATTTATAGCCCGGTGGAGTATGCGAAGTGA
- a CDS encoding iron-containing alcohol dehydrogenase, giving the protein MQNFSFLNPTKIEFGKDKEQNIGRYMKEFGVKKTLIIYGSDRVIKNGLFDVAAKSLSANGIEFCKIGGVKSNPVLSKVNEAINLAKKQGVDSVLAIGGGSVLDTAKAVAAGVKYNGDVWDFFTGKDPSEALMIFDIITLAATGSEMNGGSVVTNEATKQKFAMHGACLYPKVSVINPVLQASVSKEYLVYSASDIIAHSIEGYFTASVQPEIINLYIEANIKTVMKTTEILLKEPENYDARGEFAWAATIALNGLTYVGTAGYSYPNHMIEHAIGAVVDCAHGAGLSVVMPAWMKWYKSRNLKAFKRFGKEIFGVDDADAGIEKLKEWFSKIGTPTSLIEIGVDETNLDEIMTLVYDYAKGRGLEQIYTKEAISEIFALAR; this is encoded by the coding sequence ATGCAAAATTTTAGCTTTTTAAACCCTACAAAAATAGAATTTGGCAAAGACAAAGAGCAAAATATCGGCAGATACATGAAAGAATTTGGCGTTAAAAAGACGCTTATCATCTATGGCAGCGATAGGGTCATAAAAAATGGCCTTTTTGATGTGGCAGCAAAGAGCCTAAGTGCAAATGGTATCGAGTTTTGCAAGATAGGTGGCGTGAAGTCAAACCCAGTGCTAAGCAAGGTAAATGAGGCTATAAATTTAGCTAAAAAGCAAGGTGTCGATAGCGTGCTAGCAATAGGCGGTGGCTCGGTGCTTGACACGGCAAAGGCAGTGGCTGCAGGAGTAAAATATAACGGCGATGTTTGGGACTTTTTTACCGGCAAAGATCCAAGCGAAGCGCTTATGATCTTTGACATCATAACGCTTGCAGCAACTGGCTCAGAGATGAACGGCGGCTCAGTCGTCACAAACGAAGCCACAAAACAGAAATTTGCTATGCACGGAGCATGTCTTTACCCAAAAGTTTCAGTGATAAACCCAGTGCTTCAAGCAAGCGTGAGCAAGGAGTATTTGGTCTATTCAGCCTCTGACATCATCGCTCACAGCATCGAGGGCTACTTTACGGCGAGCGTTCAGCCTGAGATCATAAATTTATACATCGAAGCAAACATAAAAACCGTTATGAAAACGACTGAAATTTTACTAAAAGAGCCAGAAAACTATGACGCTAGAGGCGAGTTTGCCTGGGCTGCTACGATAGCGTTAAATGGCTTAACTTACGTTGGCACAGCTGGCTACTCATATCCAAATCACATGATCGAGCACGCCATAGGTGCGGTGGTTGATTGCGCGCATGGGGCTGGGCTAAGTGTCGTGATGCCAGCTTGGATGAAGTGGTATAAGAGTAGAAATTTAAAGGCATTTAAGCGCTTTGGCAAAGAAATTTTTGGCGTGGATGACGCAGACGCAGGCATAGAGAAATTAAAAGAGTGGTTTAGCAAGATCGGCACGCCAACAAGCCTTATTGAAATCGGCGTTGATGAGACAAATTTAGACGAGATCATGACGCTAGTTTATGACTACGCCAAGGGCAGGGGCTTGGAGCAAATTTATACAAAAGAAGCTATAAGTGAAATTTTTGCCTTAGCGAGATAG
- a CDS encoding anaerobic ribonucleoside-triphosphate reductase activating protein encodes MHKVFSITPFTTLDYPDKVAAVVWFAGCNMRCVYCYNIEVVNSNGNIEMDEVCNFLDRRIGKLNGIVFSGGECTANPLFLKLAREVKSRNFCLKVDTNGSHIEILKEAIGEGLIDYIALDFKAPKEKFTGISGSNLYEKFISTLKYLLEINFDFEVRTTVHADFLDETDISLMSEILYDLGYRGNYYLQKFLSTGENFGNLVDAKSSFDPKKIISKLPIKLRNF; translated from the coding sequence TTGCATAAAGTCTTTAGTATAACGCCGTTTACTACGCTTGATTATCCAGATAAAGTGGCTGCGGTAGTTTGGTTTGCAGGCTGTAATATGCGATGCGTGTATTGCTACAATATAGAAGTTGTAAATTCAAATGGCAATATAGAAATGGATGAGGTTTGTAACTTCTTAGACCGCCGCATAGGCAAGCTAAATGGCATCGTTTTTAGTGGTGGCGAATGCACGGCAAATCCTTTGTTTTTAAAACTCGCAAGAGAGGTTAAGTCAAGAAATTTTTGCCTAAAGGTCGATACAAATGGCTCTCATATTGAGATTTTAAAAGAGGCGATAGGCGAGGGACTGATTGACTATATCGCACTTGATTTTAAAGCGCCAAAAGAGAAATTTACGGGCATAAGTGGCTCAAATTTATATGAAAAATTTATTAGCACACTAAAATATCTACTTGAGATAAATTTCGATTTTGAAGTAAGAACAACCGTGCATGCAGATTTTTTAGATGAAACAGATATTTCTTTGATGTCTGAAATTCTTTATGACCTTGGATATAGAGGCAATTATTATTTGCAAAAATTCCTTAGCACAGGTGAAAATTTTGGAAATTTAGTTGATGCTAAAAGTAGCTTTGATCCGAAAAAAATCATCTCAAAACTTCCTATCAAACTAAGAAATTTTTAA